The genomic interval GAGGCACGTCGCCGCTCCTCGTTTTCCTTTTTCTCGGTACCGCCGTTTTTCTGTTCGGGCGATGGCAGGACCAGGCGGAGGCCGAGGGCCGCGTCGTCTCGGTGAGCGAAGACCAGATCGCGGCGATACGGCAACGCTGGGTGGCGCAATGGGGTCGCGAACCGACACCCCGGGAGCTGCGGGGGCTTATCGACGATGCGGTCAGGGAAGAGATCCTGTACCGCGAAGCTCGGCGCCTGGCGCTGGACCGGAACGACCCGATCGTGCGCCGGCGGCTTGCCCAGAAGTTGACGTTCATGCTGGAGGACAATGCCGACGTGCCCGCGCCGGCCGCCGAAGACGTGGAGACACACTTTGCCGTGCACGCCGACCGCTACCGCGTTCCACGCCGGACGACGTTCCGGCACGTGTTCCTGGGCGACGACGGCCGAACGGATCCCGCCGCCGATGCGGTCGACCTTCTTGACGAAGCCCGCCGCGGCCGCGACGGGGCCTGGAGAGACCTCGGCGACCCGTTCATCCTGCTGCGCGAGTACGCGGACCGGAGTGATCAGGAGATCGCCGAGCTGTTCGGCGGGAGATTCGCTGCCGCGCTGTCCGACGTCGCCGTTGGACGGTGGCACGGTCCTGTCCGGTCCGCACACGGCACCCATCTGGTCCTCGTGATGGGCCGGACCGAGCCGCGAACACCCGACTTCGATGACGTGCGGCTCCGGGTGGCCGACGATCTGCTCGCTATCAGGCGCCGCGCGCAGAACCAGGCTGCTATCCAGGCGGTACGCGAACGGTATGAGGTGCGGCTGCCGGTAGCGGGGGATTCCGACCCGGGGGGCGGATAACGGATGGCAGTCTGTCTTCGGTGGTGCCGCTCGAAACGGTGGGCGCTGGTGTTTCTGGGTGCGCTGGCGCTCCCGTTCGCCGTGGAGGCCCACGAGGTGCGGCCCGCCTACCTCGAACTCACGGAAGTCTCCGCCGGGCGCTTCGACGTGCTCTGGAAGCAGCCGATACTGCCGGGGAGCGAGCCCGGCATCGTCCGCCGCCTGCCGCTGGAGCCACGCTTTCCGGACCGGTGCTTCGAGAGCGCGCGAACGCTCCCCGACTTGACCGATTCGGCGTTGATCGAACGGTGGACCATCGATTGCGGCGAGCGGGAGCCGTCCGAGGCCGATCTGGACGTGGAGATCGCGGGCCTGCCGCGGACACTGACCGACGTCCTGCTCCGGGTCCGTTTTCACGACGGGCCGTCGGTCGATCATCTGCTCCGGCCGGAGGCGCCTCGGGCGGCGCTGTCGAGCGATGCAGCGGTGGGAGTGGCGGTCCCGACCTATCTGCAGCTCGGCGTCGAGCATCTTCTCTTCGGATTCGATCACATCCTGTTTGTCGTGGGTCTGATGTTTTTTGTTCGCCGGCCGCTGCAGCTCGTGCAGGTCGTCACCGCGTTCACCGCCGCCCACAGCATCACGCTCGCGCTCTCGTCGCTCGGCGTGGTGACCCTGTCCCAGCGCCCGGTCGAGGCGGTGATCGCACTCAGCATTCTGTTCCTGGCCGTCGAGTTGATCCGCGGCGCCGGGCGCGAGCGGTCGCCGATGGTCCGTTCCCCCTGGGTGATCGCCTTTGGATTCGGCCTGCTGCACGGTTTTGGGTTCGCCGGCGCCCTCGCCGAGATCGGGTTGCCCGAACAGGCCCGGGCGCTCGCCCTGTTGCTGTTCAATGTTGGAGTGGAGATTGGCCAGCTCATGGTCGTCGGCATCCTCCTGGGGCTGCTCTATTGCATCCGGACCACGCGCGTGCGGGTCCCGGGCGCAGTTACCCAGATGCCGGTCTACGTCATGGGAACCGTGTCTGCCTACTGGTTCGTCGAGCGGGTGGTCTCGCTGCTGCCGTGAGTGCCGCAAGTGGTCCCGCACGGTGAACGCTCAGGAGATGTCATGCCGGATAGCAACCCCGCACGCCGGAGTTTCCCCATCCATCGTCCCGGAGTCGCCGTCGCCCTGGCCGTCACCGCCTTGTTCGGCGCTATGGCAGCTGGCTGCGGCGGCGACGATGGGTCCGCCACCGGCGTGACCGAACCCGCCGCGCCGGGTTCCGAGCCCGCGACGCCCGGTGCGGGTCCAAATCCGCTGCGTAACGCCTACTTCGGCGACCTGCACACGCACACCAGGTTGTCCTACGACGCCTTCCTCAACGGCACCCGCGCCGGGCCGGACGACGCCTATCGGTACGCCCAGGGCGAGCCCCTGACGCACCCGGCCGGCTTCGACGTTCAGCTCGACGCGCCGCTCGACTTCTTTGCGGTCACCGATCACGCGAGCTTCCTCGGCATGCTGCCCGCCATGCTGGATCCCGAACAGGAGGTCTCCCGCCACCCCGACGCGGCGGTGGCCCGGCAAATCGCATCCGGGGAGCTCTCCGGGGCGGACCGGGCTCGGGCCTACGCGGGCATTCGTGCGCACACCCTCGGGGACCGCGACGACCTGATCGACATGGATGTCGTCCGCTCTGCCTGGCAGGAGACGATCGCGGCGGCCGAGCGTCACTACCAGCCGGGCAGCTTCACGACCTTCATCGGCTACGAGTTCACCGGCAGCCCGGAGAACCAGAATCTGCACCGCAACGTCATCTTCCGCGGGAGCGCGGCGCCGGACGTGCCGTTCAGCCGCCTCGATTCGTTCAATCCTGAAGAACTGTGGGCATGGATGGACCGCAACCGGGAGGCGGGC from Acidobacteriota bacterium carries:
- a CDS encoding peptidyl-prolyl cis-trans isomerase, which gives rise to MRVIRGTSPLLVFLFLGTAVFLFGRWQDQAEAEGRVVSVSEDQIAAIRQRWVAQWGREPTPRELRGLIDDAVREEILYREARRLALDRNDPIVRRRLAQKLTFMLEDNADVPAPAAEDVETHFAVHADRYRVPRRTTFRHVFLGDDGRTDPAADAVDLLDEARRGRDGAWRDLGDPFILLREYADRSDQEIAELFGGRFAAALSDVAVGRWHGPVRSAHGTHLVLVMGRTEPRTPDFDDVRLRVADDLLAIRRRAQNQAAIQAVRERYEVRLPVAGDSDPGGG
- a CDS encoding HupE/UreJ family protein, whose protein sequence is MAVCLRWCRSKRWALVFLGALALPFAVEAHEVRPAYLELTEVSAGRFDVLWKQPILPGSEPGIVRRLPLEPRFPDRCFESARTLPDLTDSALIERWTIDCGEREPSEADLDVEIAGLPRTLTDVLLRVRFHDGPSVDHLLRPEAPRAALSSDAAVGVAVPTYLQLGVEHLLFGFDHILFVVGLMFFVRRPLQLVQVVTAFTAAHSITLALSSLGVVTLSQRPVEAVIALSILFLAVELIRGAGRERSPMVRSPWVIAFGFGLLHGFGFAGALAEIGLPEQARALALLLFNVGVEIGQLMVVGILLGLLYCIRTTRVRVPGAVTQMPVYVMGTVSAYWFVERVVSLLP